A window of the Brassica napus cultivar Da-Ae chromosome A2, Da-Ae, whole genome shotgun sequence genome harbors these coding sequences:
- the LOC106380330 gene encoding non-specific lipid transfer protein GPI-anchored 8-like, with protein MDITRSLGVATVLVIIYSIQITAQMEQTEEAMRCVEKLIPCHPYINTDSPPPPWCCNPVKEIVEKDVTCLCGFLNHPDMLALINITQDDALNLISSCGASYDESLCSNSTVSSPDTSPGATTTESSSGSTTKNAALAISFLGFSFLWL; from the exons atggatATTACAAGATCACTCGGCGTAGCCACCGTCCTCGTAATTATCTACTCCATTCAAATCACAGCACAAATGGAACAAACTGAGGAAGCAATGCGATGTGTAGAAAAACTAATACCGTGTCATCCGTACATTAACACGGACTCTCCTCCGCCGCCATGGTGTTGCAATCCGGTGAAAGAGATCGTCGAGAAAGACGTGACATGTCTATGCGGATTCCTCAACCATCCGGACATGCTCGCACTCATTAATATCACTCAAGATGACGCTCTAAATCTCATTAGTTCATGTGGAGCTAGttatgatgaatcactttgtagcaATAGCACTG TTTCTTCGCCTGATACGTCGCCGGGAGCTACGACCACCG AGAGCTCTTCTGGCAGCACGACGAAAAATGCAGCCCTAGCTATCAGTTTCTTGGGATTTAGCTTCCTTTGGCTTTGA